One Rhizobiales bacterium GAS188 DNA window includes the following coding sequences:
- a CDS encoding chemotaxis protein MotC — protein MRIAALLTALPALALTLASAAGAETSRAAPFELMRSLEALQNQAAEGNAAAYAARPKLIALIAERFQAADPAVWREPRNVRAAITYVLNGGQPAMLRKLADLNVFPKQDEKLVKGALAYAEGREDDAKVYLGDLDAQSWPPSLGGQLALVQSTLAMGNDRHKAIVLLDLARLLMPGTLVEDVALRREIIAYAEAGDIDKFLSLSEQYARRFRRSVYADNFMQGFAASVAKLASPVDPQTLRRLEGLVALLGPDEQRSVYLSIAQISAVRGNVTMTRFAAEHALPLCREGSIDHARAKLYQAAALIVTDDYDSGLAALDGIAKAELPERDGQLRRAVVGLARELREWPQATEPAATAHGKPGAGDQAATSQPSTSQPANSATTISLAQKQIADVDLLLKRGAP, from the coding sequence ATGCGGATCGCCGCGCTCCTCACGGCTCTGCCGGCTCTGGCGCTCACGCTCGCATCTGCCGCCGGCGCCGAGACGAGCCGCGCGGCGCCTTTCGAGTTGATGCGCTCGCTCGAGGCGCTGCAGAACCAGGCCGCCGAGGGCAATGCGGCCGCATATGCGGCGCGCCCCAAGCTGATCGCCCTGATCGCCGAGCGCTTCCAGGCCGCTGATCCTGCTGTCTGGCGAGAGCCGCGGAATGTGCGCGCCGCCATCACCTATGTGCTGAATGGCGGCCAGCCCGCCATGTTGCGCAAGCTTGCCGATCTCAACGTCTTTCCGAAGCAGGACGAGAAGTTGGTGAAGGGCGCTCTCGCCTATGCGGAGGGCCGCGAGGACGACGCCAAAGTGTATCTCGGCGATCTCGACGCGCAGTCCTGGCCGCCGAGCCTCGGGGGCCAGCTGGCGCTCGTGCAGTCCACGCTGGCCATGGGCAATGACCGGCACAAGGCGATCGTGCTTCTCGACCTCGCCCGCCTGCTGATGCCGGGCACGCTGGTCGAGGATGTGGCGCTGCGCCGCGAGATCATCGCTTATGCGGAAGCCGGCGATATCGACAAATTCCTGTCGCTGTCCGAGCAATATGCCCGCCGCTTCCGCCGCTCCGTCTACGCGGACAATTTCATGCAGGGCTTCGCGGCCTCGGTCGCCAAGCTCGCCTCTCCGGTCGATCCGCAGACCTTGCGCCGCTTGGAGGGCCTGGTCGCGTTGCTCGGACCCGACGAGCAGCGCAGCGTCTATCTGTCGATCGCTCAGATCTCGGCGGTCCGCGGCAATGTGACGATGACGCGCTTTGCGGCCGAACATGCCCTTCCCCTATGCCGGGAGGGCAGCATCGATCATGCCCGCGCCAAGCTCTATCAGGCGGCGGCGCTGATCGTCACCGACGACTACGACTCGGGGTTGGCGGCGCTCGACGGCATCGCCAAGGCCGAGCTGCCGGAGCGTGACGGACAGCTGCGCCGGGCCGTCGTCGGTCTGGCGCGCGAGCTGCGCGAATGGCCGCAAGCGACCGAGCCGGCCGCGACCGCGCATGGCAAGCCCGGCGCCGGCGACCAGGCCGCAACCTCCCAGCCTTCGACCTCCCAGCCCGCGAATTCGGCGACCACGATCAGCCTTGCCCAGAAGCAGATCGCCGATGTCGATCTGCTCTTGAAGAGGGGCGCTCCGTGA